The following are from one region of the Variovorax sp. V213 genome:
- a CDS encoding YgiQ family radical SAM protein: protein MNAPVDVSFFARAAKPLTSYRKYWAARFGTAKFLPTTRKEMDALGWDSCDIIVVTGDAYVDHPSFGMSVIGRMLEAQGFRVGIIAQPDWQSAEPFKALGRPNLFFGVTAGNMDSMINRYTADRKIRSDDAYTPGDVGGARPDRAAIVYSQRCKEAWNDVPIILGGIEGSLRRIAHYDYWQDKVRRSIVVDSKCDLLLYGNAERAIVEIAHRLAAREPVHEITDVRGTAFVRRETPEDWFEINSTSVDEPGRVEAHVNPYLMVSEQAKANGATCAKEDEAQAVAQAAEAGAAVNPAIKPLTFVPNPALAQRTRITVPPRDRSVIRLPSYEQVRADPVLYAHANRVLHLETNPGNARALVQAHGEGATARDVWINPPPIPLTTAEMDHVFDLPYARSPHPRYADENGSHDGATKIPAWEMIRFSVNIMRGCFGGCTFCSITEHEGRIIQSRSEESIIKEVEAIRDSVSGFTGTISDLGGPTANMYRLGCKSPEIESACRKPSCVYPGICPNLGTNHDPLIKIYRRARALKGIKKILIGSGLRYDLAVQSPEYVKELVQHHVGGYLKIAPEHTEQGPLTKMMKPGIGSYDKFKQMFEKFSAEAGKKQYLIPYFIAAHPGTSDEDMMNLAIWLKKNGFRADQVQTFYPSPMATATTMYHTSKNPLRKITRESETVDIVRGDKRRRLHKAFLRYHDANNWPLLREALKAMGRADLIGNGKHHLIPTWQPLTDGGYTSARRKNSTTAPVAAKASAPVRLAPVKPSKGRILTQHTGLPPRDNGSKPISKPSRKVR from the coding sequence ATGAACGCCCCCGTCGACGTCTCCTTTTTTGCGCGTGCCGCCAAGCCGCTGACCAGCTACCGCAAGTACTGGGCGGCCCGATTCGGCACGGCCAAATTCCTGCCGACCACGCGCAAGGAAATGGACGCGCTCGGCTGGGACAGCTGCGACATCATCGTGGTCACGGGCGATGCCTATGTCGACCATCCGAGCTTCGGCATGTCGGTGATCGGCCGCATGCTCGAGGCGCAGGGCTTTCGCGTCGGCATCATCGCCCAGCCGGACTGGCAGAGCGCCGAGCCCTTCAAGGCGCTGGGCAGGCCGAACCTGTTCTTCGGCGTGACCGCCGGCAACATGGATTCGATGATCAACCGCTACACGGCGGACCGGAAGATCCGCAGCGACGACGCCTACACGCCCGGCGACGTGGGCGGCGCGCGGCCCGACCGCGCGGCCATCGTCTATTCGCAGCGCTGCAAGGAAGCCTGGAACGACGTGCCGATCATCCTCGGCGGCATCGAAGGGTCGCTGCGCCGCATCGCCCACTACGACTACTGGCAGGACAAGGTCCGCCGCTCGATCGTGGTCGATTCGAAGTGCGACCTGCTGCTGTACGGCAACGCCGAGCGCGCCATTGTCGAAATCGCGCACCGTCTGGCGGCCCGCGAGCCGGTGCACGAGATCACCGACGTGCGCGGCACCGCCTTCGTACGGCGCGAAACGCCAGAAGACTGGTTCGAGATCAACTCGACCAGCGTCGACGAGCCCGGCCGCGTCGAGGCCCACGTCAACCCGTACCTGATGGTGTCGGAGCAGGCCAAGGCCAACGGCGCCACCTGTGCGAAGGAAGACGAGGCCCAGGCCGTGGCGCAGGCCGCCGAAGCCGGCGCCGCAGTCAACCCGGCCATCAAGCCGCTGACCTTCGTGCCGAACCCCGCGCTCGCGCAGCGCACCAGAATCACGGTGCCTCCGCGCGACCGCAGTGTGATCCGCCTGCCTTCGTACGAGCAGGTGCGCGCCGACCCGGTGCTCTATGCGCACGCCAACCGCGTGCTGCACCTGGAGACCAACCCCGGCAACGCACGTGCGCTGGTGCAGGCGCACGGCGAAGGCGCCACGGCGCGCGACGTGTGGATCAACCCGCCGCCAATTCCGCTCACCACGGCCGAGATGGACCACGTGTTCGACCTGCCGTATGCGCGCAGCCCGCATCCGCGCTATGCCGACGAGAACGGCAGCCACGACGGCGCCACCAAGATTCCCGCCTGGGAAATGATCCGCTTCAGCGTGAACATCATGCGCGGCTGCTTCGGCGGCTGCACCTTCTGCTCGATCACCGAGCACGAGGGCCGCATCATCCAGAGCCGCTCGGAAGAATCGATCATCAAGGAGGTCGAGGCCATCCGCGACAGCGTGAGCGGTTTCACCGGCACCATCTCCGACCTCGGCGGCCCCACGGCCAACATGTACCGCCTGGGATGCAAGAGCCCCGAGATCGAGTCGGCGTGCCGCAAGCCCAGCTGCGTGTACCCCGGCATCTGTCCGAACCTGGGCACCAACCACGATCCGCTCATCAAGATCTACCGCCGCGCACGTGCGCTCAAGGGCATCAAGAAGATCCTGATCGGCTCAGGCCTGCGCTACGACCTGGCCGTGCAGTCGCCCGAGTACGTGAAGGAACTGGTGCAGCACCACGTCGGCGGCTACCTGAAGATCGCGCCCGAGCACACCGAGCAGGGCCCGCTCACCAAGATGATGAAGCCCGGCATCGGCAGCTACGACAAGTTCAAGCAGATGTTCGAGAAGTTCTCGGCCGAGGCGGGCAAGAAGCAGTACCTCATTCCGTACTTCATTGCCGCGCATCCGGGCACCAGCGACGAGGACATGATGAACCTCGCGATCTGGCTCAAGAAGAACGGCTTTCGCGCCGACCAGGTGCAAACGTTCTACCCGAGCCCGATGGCCACGGCCACGACGATGTACCACACCAGCAAGAACCCGCTGCGCAAGATCACACGCGAGAGCGAGACGGTGGACATCGTGCGCGGCGACAAGCGCCGCCGCCTGCACAAGGCGTTCCTGCGCTACCACGACGCCAACAACTGGCCGCTGCTGCGCGAGGCGCTCAAGGCAATGGGCCGCGCCGACCTGATCGGCAACGGCAAGCATCACCTCATTCCCACCTGGCAGCCGCTGACCGATGGCGGCTACACGAGCGCACGGCGCAAGAACTCCACCACTGCGCCGGTCGCCGCCAAGGCATCGGCCCCGGTCAGGCTGGCGCCGGTGAAGCCCTCGAAGGGCCGCATCCTCACGCAGCACACCGGGCTGCCGCCGCGGGACAACGGCAGCAAGCCGATCAGCAAGCCTTCGCGCAAGGTGCGCTGA
- a CDS encoding GNAT family N-acetyltransferase, with protein sequence MTEATIYRMAPAPDAAVVKAIRHFNRFYTSRIGVLDPYLGSEMSLTDVRVLYELAHRKTPVASEIGRDLKLDAGYMSRILRRFEAAGWLTREPHARDARQSVLRLTEAGHAAFAPLQQKSRDEAAALLSPLPPHDRQQVVDAMARIERLLDPATAPAARTRTVVLRDPLPGDMGWVVQQHGELYAREYGWNSEFEALVADIVAQFVRKFQPAWEKCWVAELDGERVGAIFVVRKSATTAQLRLLLLAPSARGLGLGARLTDECIAFARAKGYRKMVLWTNSCLEAARAIYARRGFRLDKAEPYEGFGKQLVGETWSLKLR encoded by the coding sequence ATGACAGAAGCTACTATTTACCGCATGGCGCCCGCGCCCGACGCCGCAGTCGTCAAGGCCATCCGCCACTTCAACCGCTTTTATACGAGCCGCATCGGCGTGCTCGACCCCTATCTCGGCAGCGAGATGTCGCTGACCGATGTCCGCGTGCTGTACGAGCTGGCCCACCGGAAAACACCCGTCGCGAGCGAGATCGGCCGCGACCTGAAGCTCGACGCCGGCTACATGAGCCGCATCCTGCGCCGCTTCGAGGCCGCGGGCTGGCTCACGCGCGAGCCCCATGCCCGCGACGCGCGGCAAAGCGTGCTGCGGCTCACCGAAGCCGGCCACGCCGCATTTGCGCCATTGCAACAAAAGTCGCGCGACGAAGCCGCCGCCCTGCTCTCGCCACTGCCGCCGCACGACCGCCAACAGGTGGTCGATGCCATGGCGCGCATCGAACGGCTGCTCGACCCGGCCACCGCTCCGGCGGCCCGCACCCGCACAGTCGTCTTGCGCGACCCCTTGCCCGGCGACATGGGATGGGTGGTGCAGCAGCACGGTGAGCTGTATGCGCGCGAGTACGGCTGGAACAGCGAGTTCGAAGCACTGGTGGCCGACATCGTGGCCCAGTTCGTCCGCAAGTTTCAGCCCGCGTGGGAGAAATGCTGGGTCGCCGAGCTCGACGGCGAACGGGTGGGCGCGATCTTCGTGGTGCGCAAGTCGGCCACCACGGCCCAGCTGCGCCTGCTGCTGCTCGCGCCGTCGGCACGCGGCCTGGGGCTGGGCGCGCGCCTGACTGACGAGTGCATTGCCTTCGCGCGCGCCAAGGGCTATCGCAAGATGGTGCTCTGGACCAACAGCTGCCTCGAGGCTGCCCGCGCCATCTACGCCAGGCGCGGCTTCAGGCTCGACAAGGCCGAGCCCTACGAGGGCTTCGGAAAACAGCTCGTGGGCGAGACCTGGTCGCTCAAGCTGCGGTAG
- a CDS encoding tripartite tricarboxylate transporter permease has product MSAALLQAFSMVFEPYTILVMVLASFYGLFVGAVPGLSATMAVALLVPVTFFMPPIPAIAAMVTATAMAIFSGDIPGCLLRIPGTPASAAYTDEAFAMTRKGMAETALGAGLVFSAVGGLFGTVVLIVAAPVLADFALNFSSFEYFWLVLLGLTCAVFITSDRPLKGLVTLLLGLLVACVGLGNPAGFPRFTFGNAEMTGGIGMIPMMIGMFAISEVIRFAVDTLPPGEIVVEKVGRVLAGQWALAKKYPVQILRGSVLGTAVGALPGAGADIAAWMSYAMSKKFSKEPEKFGTGHVEGIVESGSANNSALAGAWIPALVFGIPGDSITAIVIGVLYMKNLNPGPTLFTTNPQNIYAVFMLFIIANIIMIPLGILCIKVAKRILQVPRNVLMPLILLFCVVGAFAINNSLFDVGVMLVAGIVAYLLEENDFPIAPAILGVVLGGMLEENFITSMIKSDGNLAGFVSRPIAAGLAAVVLLVWFAPLLKKLWQRGRRAVSTAA; this is encoded by the coding sequence ATGTCGGCAGCACTCTTGCAGGCTTTCTCGATGGTCTTCGAGCCCTACACCATCCTCGTGATGGTGCTGGCCTCGTTCTATGGCCTGTTCGTCGGCGCGGTCCCGGGGTTGTCGGCCACCATGGCGGTGGCGCTGCTGGTGCCGGTGACCTTCTTCATGCCGCCCATTCCGGCCATCGCGGCCATGGTCACGGCTACCGCGATGGCCATCTTTTCCGGCGACATTCCCGGCTGCCTGCTGCGCATTCCGGGTACGCCTGCATCCGCCGCCTACACCGACGAGGCCTTTGCGATGACGCGCAAGGGCATGGCCGAGACCGCGCTGGGCGCGGGGCTGGTGTTCTCGGCCGTGGGCGGGCTTTTCGGCACGGTGGTGCTGATCGTGGCGGCACCGGTGCTGGCGGACTTTGCGCTCAACTTCAGTTCCTTCGAGTACTTCTGGCTGGTGCTGCTGGGCCTGACCTGCGCGGTGTTCATCACCTCCGACCGGCCGCTCAAGGGCCTCGTCACGCTGCTGCTCGGCCTGCTCGTGGCCTGCGTGGGGCTCGGCAACCCGGCGGGCTTTCCGCGCTTCACTTTCGGCAATGCCGAGATGACCGGCGGCATCGGCATGATCCCGATGATGATCGGCATGTTCGCCATCTCGGAGGTGATCCGTTTCGCGGTCGATACGCTGCCGCCTGGCGAGATCGTGGTCGAGAAGGTGGGCCGCGTGCTTGCGGGGCAATGGGCGCTGGCCAAGAAATACCCGGTGCAGATATTGCGCGGCAGCGTGCTGGGCACAGCGGTAGGCGCGCTGCCCGGCGCGGGCGCCGACATCGCGGCGTGGATGTCGTACGCCATGAGCAAGAAATTTTCGAAGGAACCCGAGAAATTCGGCACAGGCCATGTCGAAGGCATCGTCGAATCCGGCTCGGCCAACAACAGCGCGCTGGCCGGCGCGTGGATTCCGGCGCTGGTGTTCGGCATTCCGGGCGATTCGATCACCGCCATCGTGATCGGCGTGCTCTACATGAAGAACCTCAATCCGGGGCCGACGCTGTTCACCACGAACCCGCAGAACATCTATGCGGTGTTCATGCTGTTCATCATCGCCAACATCATCATGATTCCGCTGGGCATTCTCTGCATCAAGGTGGCCAAGCGCATCCTGCAGGTGCCGCGCAACGTGCTGATGCCGTTGATCCTGCTGTTCTGCGTGGTCGGTGCATTCGCCATCAACAATTCGCTGTTCGACGTGGGCGTGATGCTGGTGGCCGGCATCGTGGCCTACCTGCTCGAGGAGAACGATTTCCCGATTGCACCCGCCATCCTCGGCGTGGTGCTCGGCGGCATGCTCGAAGAGAACTTCATCACTTCGATGATCAAGTCGGACGGCAACCTGGCGGGCTTCGTGTCGCGGCCGATTGCCGCCGGCCTGGCGGCCGTGGTGCTGCTGGTGTGGTTCGCGCCCCTGCTCAAGAAGCTGTGGCAGAGGGGGCGGCGCGCCGTGTCTACCGCAGCTTGA
- a CDS encoding tripartite tricarboxylate transporter TctB family protein → MKFNDAVFGLILLALGGLVLAVVRGYPGMPGQQVGPALFPGLIAVGLCVGGAMLLVKGWRERRTVAWVRLGDWAASPRHVLSAALVVGAVLFYIFASERLGFLPTAAISLLALMLAMRVPPGRAVLIALIATLVIHAAFYKLLRVPLPWGVLTPIAW, encoded by the coding sequence ATGAAGTTCAACGACGCAGTCTTCGGGCTGATTCTGCTGGCGCTCGGCGGCCTCGTGCTGGCCGTGGTGCGCGGCTATCCCGGCATGCCCGGCCAGCAGGTGGGGCCGGCGCTGTTCCCGGGGCTGATTGCAGTGGGCCTGTGCGTGGGTGGCGCCATGCTGCTGGTCAAGGGCTGGCGCGAAAGGCGGACCGTGGCGTGGGTGCGGCTGGGCGACTGGGCCGCTTCGCCGCGCCACGTGCTGTCCGCCGCGCTGGTCGTCGGTGCAGTGCTGTTCTACATCTTCGCGTCCGAACGGCTCGGGTTCCTGCCGACCGCCGCGATCTCGCTGCTGGCGCTGATGCTTGCCATGCGCGTGCCGCCGGGCCGCGCTGTGCTCATCGCGTTGATTGCCACGCTGGTCATTCATGCCGCGTTCTACAAGCTGTTGCGCGTTCCGCTTCCCTGGGGCGTTTTGACACCCATCGCCTGGTAA
- a CDS encoding tripartite tricarboxylate transporter substrate binding protein, translated as MRVRSARFFSRRSFVAHAAGVAAGLAMFAAAAPAAAQAYPSRPVTLIVPWGAGGGTDATARIIGSLLEKELGQPVTVVNRTGGNGVVGHAAIAAAPPDGYTLGMATVEIGMMHWQGLTPLTSASYTPIGLTNLDPAAIQVRADAPYKTAAELLAAIKASPGKLKASGTGQGGIWHLALAGLLRDQKIDPAAVPWVPSNGAAPGLQDVVAGGVDIAPVSLPEARSLIDAGKIKSLALMSDKPSALYPNVPTLKAAIGSDWSLAAWRGIVAPKGLPADVRDKLAAAIKKVVASKEYTDFMASRGFGVIYAGPDEFAAYMAKSDAELGATMKAVGIVK; from the coding sequence ATGCGTGTTCGTTCAGCCCGCTTCTTTTCGCGACGCTCTTTCGTGGCCCATGCCGCAGGTGTCGCCGCAGGGCTCGCCATGTTCGCGGCGGCGGCTCCCGCAGCTGCCCAGGCGTATCCGAGCCGGCCTGTCACGCTGATCGTTCCCTGGGGGGCTGGCGGGGGCACCGATGCCACGGCGCGCATCATCGGCAGCCTGCTCGAAAAAGAACTCGGCCAGCCGGTCACGGTGGTGAACCGCACCGGCGGCAACGGCGTGGTGGGCCACGCGGCCATTGCCGCCGCGCCGCCGGATGGCTACACCCTCGGCATGGCCACGGTCGAGATCGGCATGATGCATTGGCAGGGCCTGACACCGCTGACCAGCGCGTCCTACACCCCGATCGGCCTTACCAACCTCGATCCGGCGGCCATCCAGGTTCGCGCCGATGCGCCGTACAAGACTGCCGCCGAGTTGCTGGCGGCCATCAAGGCCAGCCCGGGCAAGTTGAAGGCGTCCGGCACGGGGCAGGGCGGCATCTGGCACCTGGCGCTGGCGGGCCTGCTGCGCGACCAGAAGATCGACCCCGCGGCAGTACCCTGGGTGCCCAGCAACGGCGCAGCACCGGGTCTGCAGGACGTGGTGGCGGGCGGTGTCGACATCGCGCCTGTCTCGCTGCCCGAGGCGCGCTCGCTGATCGATGCGGGCAAGATCAAGAGCCTGGCGCTCATGAGCGACAAGCCCTCGGCCCTGTATCCCAACGTGCCCACGCTCAAGGCGGCCATCGGCAGCGACTGGTCCCTGGCGGCCTGGCGCGGCATCGTCGCGCCCAAGGGCCTGCCCGCCGACGTGCGCGACAAGCTCGCAGCCGCGATCAAGAAGGTGGTGGCAAGCAAGGAGTACACCGACTTCATGGCGTCGCGCGGCTTCGGCGTGATCTACGCGGGCCCTGACGAATTTGCTGCGTACATGGCGAAGTCCGATGCCGAACTCGGCGCAACGATGAAGGCCGTGGGTATCGTCAAGTGA
- a CDS encoding 3-hydroxybutyrate dehydrogenase, which translates to MQLKDKVAFITGSASGIGKEIAILFAREGAKVVIADLNKQAADATAAELQAAGAQAMGVAVDVTSEDQVNASVEEAAKAFGGIDILISNAGVQIVHPVEEFSFADWKKMLAIHLDGAFLTTKACLKHMYAQGRGGSVIYMGSVHSKEASLLKAPYVTAKHGLIGLAKTVAKEGAKHGVRANVICPGFVRTPLVEKQIPEQAKTLGITEEQVIKNVMLKETVDGEFTTTDDVARVALLFAAFPTNALTGQSLVVSHGWSMQ; encoded by the coding sequence ATGCAACTCAAGGACAAGGTCGCGTTCATCACCGGTTCGGCCAGCGGCATCGGCAAGGAAATTGCCATTCTGTTTGCGCGCGAGGGTGCCAAGGTCGTCATCGCTGACCTCAACAAGCAAGCCGCCGACGCCACCGCGGCCGAACTGCAGGCCGCGGGTGCGCAGGCGATGGGCGTGGCCGTGGACGTGACCAGCGAAGACCAGGTCAACGCCTCGGTCGAAGAGGCTGCCAAGGCCTTCGGCGGCATCGACATCCTGATCAGCAATGCCGGCGTGCAGATCGTCCATCCGGTCGAGGAGTTCAGCTTTGCCGACTGGAAGAAGATGCTCGCCATTCACCTGGATGGCGCCTTTCTCACCACCAAGGCCTGTCTCAAGCACATGTATGCCCAGGGCCGCGGCGGCAGCGTGATCTACATGGGATCGGTGCACTCGAAGGAGGCTTCGCTGCTGAAGGCGCCCTACGTCACCGCCAAGCACGGCCTCATCGGCCTGGCCAAGACGGTTGCCAAGGAAGGCGCGAAGCATGGCGTGCGCGCCAACGTGATCTGCCCGGGCTTCGTGCGCACGCCGCTGGTCGAAAAGCAGATTCCGGAGCAGGCGAAGACGCTCGGCATCACCGAGGAGCAGGTCATCAAGAACGTGATGCTCAAGGAGACAGTCGATGGCGAATTCACCACCACCGACGACGTGGCGCGCGTGGCGCTCCTGTTCGCGGCCTTCCCGACCAATGCCCTGACCGGCCAATCGCTGGTGGTGAGCCACGGCTGGTCCATGCAGTAG
- a CDS encoding patatin-like phospholipase family protein: protein MTTKPQKPRTARKKTPNTLEARRDDMRAARKALVLQGGGALGAYQAGVYAALSETELQPHWIAGVSIGAINAALIAGNAPEKRVDRLREFWHLVSSGPAQRLPAWLGDRATQNQWSALMASLVGIPGFFEPRYSPSLLLGAAAPLLSYYDTAPLKLTLERLIDFDRINACEARFSVGAVDVRTGNSVYFDNTRQLIGPEHIMASGALPPGFAPVTIDGDDYWDGGIVSNTPLQYVLDIHPRSEPLVVLQVDLFNARGEMPGTLAGVMERQKDITYSSRTRMNTDAMAANLNLQQAIADLISKLPAHLRNDPSVLAVQAELTHHPIDIFHLIYRDKPYELESKDYEFSRAAVEEHWEAGARDMRRTLAHPETLRSDATVNGVTTFDLGEPGMGRVKRPGLSR, encoded by the coding sequence ATGACGACGAAGCCCCAGAAGCCCCGGACCGCACGCAAGAAGACCCCCAACACTTTGGAGGCGCGCCGCGATGACATGCGCGCCGCACGCAAGGCCCTGGTGCTGCAGGGAGGAGGCGCTCTTGGCGCCTACCAGGCCGGCGTGTATGCCGCGCTCAGCGAAACCGAACTGCAGCCGCACTGGATTGCCGGCGTGTCGATCGGCGCGATCAACGCGGCGCTGATCGCGGGCAATGCGCCCGAGAAGCGGGTCGACCGGCTGCGCGAGTTCTGGCACCTGGTGTCCTCCGGCCCGGCGCAGCGCCTGCCGGCCTGGCTGGGCGACCGCGCCACGCAGAACCAGTGGAGCGCCCTCATGGCGTCGCTGGTGGGCATTCCCGGCTTCTTCGAGCCGCGGTACTCGCCTTCGCTGCTGCTGGGTGCCGCGGCGCCGCTCTTGAGCTACTACGACACCGCGCCGCTCAAGCTCACGCTCGAGCGCCTGATCGACTTCGACCGCATCAACGCGTGCGAGGCGCGCTTCAGCGTGGGCGCGGTCGATGTGCGCACCGGCAACTCGGTGTACTTCGACAACACGCGCCAACTCATCGGCCCGGAGCACATCATGGCCAGCGGCGCGCTGCCGCCGGGCTTTGCGCCGGTCACCATCGACGGCGACGACTACTGGGACGGCGGCATCGTCTCGAACACGCCGCTGCAATACGTGCTCGACATCCATCCGCGCTCCGAACCGCTGGTGGTGCTGCAGGTCGATCTTTTCAATGCGCGCGGCGAGATGCCGGGCACGCTCGCGGGCGTGATGGAGCGGCAGAAGGACATCACCTATTCGAGCCGCACCCGGATGAACACCGATGCGATGGCCGCGAACCTGAACCTTCAGCAAGCCATTGCGGACCTGATCTCCAAGCTGCCCGCGCACCTGCGCAACGACCCGTCGGTGCTCGCGGTGCAGGCCGAGCTCACGCACCACCCGATCGACATCTTCCACCTGATCTACCGCGACAAGCCCTACGAGCTCGAGTCGAAGGACTACGAGTTCTCGCGCGCCGCGGTCGAAGAGCACTGGGAAGCGGGGGCGCGCGACATGCGCCGGACACTGGCGCATCCCGAAACCCTGCGCAGCGATGCCACCGTGAACGGCGTGACCACCTTCGATCTCGGCGAGCCCGGAATGGGGCGCGTCAAGCGTCCCGGGCTGTCGCGCTGA
- a CDS encoding CHRD domain-containing protein, which yields MNRYGTFLRATLIAGLATAALAGCGMMSKSNTASFSGAMNAASEVPPNMTRGSGMAEAWLNKDTNVLKYKITYTGLSGPATGAHFHGPAAAGANAGVVLPFANPASPIEGQATLTPAQAADLMAGKWYANIHTAANPAGEIRGQMLPKM from the coding sequence ATGAACCGATATGGCACCTTTTTGCGCGCAACCCTTATTGCGGGCCTGGCCACTGCTGCGCTCGCCGGTTGCGGGATGATGTCGAAGTCGAACACCGCGAGCTTCAGCGGCGCAATGAATGCCGCCAGCGAAGTGCCGCCCAACATGACGCGCGGCAGCGGCATGGCGGAAGCCTGGCTCAACAAGGACACCAACGTCCTGAAGTACAAGATCACCTACACCGGCCTGAGCGGCCCGGCCACGGGGGCGCATTTTCACGGCCCCGCCGCCGCAGGCGCCAATGCCGGCGTGGTGCTGCCGTTTGCCAATCCGGCCAGCCCGATCGAGGGCCAGGCCACGCTCACGCCAGCTCAGGCGGCCGACCTGATGGCCGGCAAGTGGTACGCCAACATCCACACCGCCGCCAACCCTGCGGGTGAAATCCGGGGACAGATGCTGCCCAAGATGTAG
- a CDS encoding DUF924 family protein codes for MTSPDLPTARDVASFWRDAGPERWFAKNDAFDAEFGTRFLAAHEAAAQGELAHWAKEPEGALALMVLLDQFPRNTFRGHARAFATDPKALAVAREAIDAGIDLQIDEELRRFFYLPFMHSESLADQERSVELNAALDANTQRFAVLHRDIIARFGRFPHRNRLLGRASSPEEQRFLDEGGFGG; via the coding sequence ATGACCTCTCCCGACCTTCCCACCGCCCGCGACGTCGCCAGCTTCTGGCGCGACGCCGGACCCGAACGCTGGTTTGCCAAGAACGATGCTTTCGATGCCGAGTTCGGCACGCGCTTTCTCGCCGCGCACGAGGCGGCAGCCCAAGGCGAACTCGCCCATTGGGCCAAGGAGCCCGAAGGCGCCCTGGCCCTGATGGTGCTGCTCGACCAGTTTCCGCGCAACACCTTTCGCGGCCACGCGCGCGCATTCGCTACCGACCCCAAGGCCCTGGCCGTCGCTCGTGAAGCGATCGACGCCGGCATCGACCTCCAGATCGACGAAGAGCTCCGGCGCTTCTTCTACCTGCCCTTCATGCATTCCGAATCGCTGGCGGACCAGGAGCGTTCCGTCGAGTTGAACGCGGCGCTCGATGCCAACACCCAGCGTTTTGCGGTATTGCACCGCGACATCATTGCGCGCTTTGGCCGTTTTCCCCATCGCAACAGGCTGCTCGGGCGCGCCAGCAGCCCGGAGGAACAGCGCTTCCTGGACGAAGGCGGCTTCGGGGGCTAG
- a CDS encoding YihY/virulence factor BrkB family protein, protein MVMQIRALFDLCKEAVASWSNDYAPSMGAALAYYTVFSIAPLLLIVIAVAGLVFGEEAARGEIFLQLSDLMGAQGAAAVQGMLQAVNKPAEGIVATVVGIGLLVIGATTVFGELQDALDRIWRAPARARSKGLFTLLRVRLLSFTMIMGIGFLLMVSLVASAALAALGKWWSPVFGAWATLAQAVNFAFSFAMVTVIFAMIYKIMPRAKVQWRDVWVGAAVTALLFTVGKHLIGLYIGKSSVASGYGAAGSLVVVLVWVYYSAQIFLLGAEFTWVYAKTYGSLKHAKDTGEAANPSPTRSDPLPRQG, encoded by the coding sequence ATGGTCATGCAAATTCGCGCGCTCTTCGATCTCTGCAAGGAGGCCGTCGCTTCGTGGTCGAACGACTACGCGCCCAGCATGGGCGCCGCGCTGGCCTACTACACCGTGTTCTCGATTGCGCCGCTGCTGCTGATCGTTATCGCTGTGGCCGGGCTGGTGTTTGGCGAAGAGGCCGCGCGCGGTGAAATCTTCTTGCAGCTTTCGGACCTCATGGGTGCGCAGGGCGCGGCCGCGGTTCAGGGCATGCTGCAGGCGGTCAACAAGCCGGCCGAAGGCATCGTGGCCACGGTGGTCGGCATCGGGCTGCTGGTGATCGGCGCGACCACCGTCTTCGGCGAACTGCAGGACGCGCTCGACCGCATCTGGCGCGCACCGGCGCGCGCAAGGAGCAAGGGCCTGTTCACACTGCTGCGCGTGCGGCTGCTGTCGTTCACCATGATCATGGGCATCGGCTTCCTGCTCATGGTGTCGCTGGTGGCAAGCGCGGCGCTGGCGGCGCTCGGCAAGTGGTGGTCGCCGGTGTTCGGCGCCTGGGCCACGCTGGCGCAGGCGGTGAACTTCGCCTTCAGCTTTGCCATGGTGACGGTGATCTTCGCGATGATCTACAAGATCATGCCGCGTGCCAAGGTGCAGTGGCGCGACGTGTGGGTGGGCGCCGCGGTCACCGCACTGCTCTTCACGGTCGGCAAGCACCTCATCGGTCTCTACATCGGCAAGAGCAGCGTGGCCTCGGGCTACGGGGCCGCGGGCTCGCTGGTGGTGGTGCTGGTGTGGGTGTACTACTCGGCGCAGATCTTTCTGCTGGGGGCGGAGTTCACCTGGGTATATGCCAAGACCTACGGCTCGCTCAAGCATGCCAAGGACACCGGCGAAGCGGCCAACCCTTCGCCGACGCGCTCGGATCCGCTGCCACGGCAGGGCTAG